The Amycolatopsis sp. DG1A-15b genome window below encodes:
- a CDS encoding extracellular solute-binding protein, translating into MRRFLTLGAAALLAVSACSVGSNTGGGGDAEITFLTFETPNLTPAYWDAAIKRVTDKNPGVKVKKLVAPTADGRTSYAKQLLQSGQFPDVMIAVDSAGFAEAGNLYAWTPEELKDFQFPQANPVNGKYYQLPANTQTIPPIYYNKKMFADAGIAAPPKTWDELVADAGKLKDKGYAPFTIGGGKDGFPSSMILSGLVSTEVYDSMPDWLTQRRQDKVKFADPAFQHAFAKLADLAAKGYVDKTSVSRDYAATEQAFLDGQGAMYPMGNWFAANADSKKHDFEVGVFDFPTENGKLVVPAYTGGGMIVNAKAANLDAARKFALGFQLDKDQLDASVKADGLFPAIKGYTPPPGVGATFKAGYDLYTQAVQQNAVVHAFRWETADDGLLPGMKDKVDQAAQDVITGRKSVADACAFLDTEWAKAG; encoded by the coding sequence ATGAGACGGTTCCTGACGCTGGGAGCAGCGGCGCTCCTGGCGGTGAGCGCGTGCTCGGTCGGATCGAACACCGGCGGTGGCGGCGACGCGGAGATCACCTTCCTGACGTTCGAAACCCCGAACCTCACGCCGGCCTACTGGGACGCCGCCATCAAGCGCGTCACGGACAAGAACCCGGGCGTCAAGGTCAAGAAGCTCGTCGCCCCGACCGCCGACGGGCGGACGTCGTACGCGAAGCAGCTCCTGCAGTCGGGCCAGTTCCCCGACGTGATGATCGCCGTCGACTCGGCCGGCTTCGCCGAGGCGGGCAACCTCTACGCGTGGACCCCCGAGGAGCTGAAGGACTTCCAGTTCCCGCAGGCCAACCCGGTCAACGGCAAGTACTACCAGCTGCCGGCGAACACCCAGACCATCCCGCCGATCTACTACAACAAGAAGATGTTCGCCGACGCGGGCATCGCGGCGCCGCCGAAGACGTGGGACGAACTCGTCGCCGACGCCGGCAAGCTCAAGGACAAGGGGTACGCGCCGTTCACCATCGGCGGCGGCAAGGACGGCTTCCCGTCGTCGATGATCCTCTCCGGACTGGTCAGCACCGAGGTCTACGACTCGATGCCGGACTGGCTCACCCAGCGCCGTCAGGACAAGGTGAAGTTCGCCGATCCCGCGTTCCAGCACGCGTTCGCGAAGCTCGCCGACCTCGCGGCGAAGGGGTACGTGGACAAGACCAGCGTGTCCCGCGACTACGCGGCGACCGAGCAGGCGTTCCTCGACGGCCAGGGCGCGATGTACCCGATGGGCAACTGGTTCGCCGCCAACGCCGACTCGAAGAAGCACGACTTCGAGGTCGGTGTCTTCGACTTTCCCACCGAGAACGGCAAACTCGTCGTCCCCGCCTACACCGGCGGTGGCATGATCGTCAACGCGAAGGCCGCGAACCTCGACGCCGCCCGGAAGTTCGCCCTCGGTTTTCAGCTCGACAAGGACCAGCTGGACGCGTCGGTGAAGGCCGACGGCCTGTTCCCGGCGATCAAGGGTTACACGCCGCCACCCGGCGTCGGGGCGACGTTCAAGGCCGGCTACGACCTCTACACCCAGGCCGTGCAGCAGAACGCCGTGGTGCACGCGTTCCGCTGGGAGACCGCCGACGACGGGCTGCTGCCCGGGATGAAGGACAAGGTCGACCAGGCCGCCCAGGACGTGATCACCGGCCGCAAGTCCGTGGCCGACGCGTGCGCGTTCCTGGACACCGAGTGGGCGAAGGCGGGCTGA
- a CDS encoding sugar ABC transporter permease, whose product MGEGGLTSLTAVAAPPAPPRPVARRRRRRPVLPRLAHFASFGAPGVLVYLCFVMAPILISFGYSLTNYNPFHPPVKFVGFDNYRLLFTDAQFLTALRVTTVLTLIVVVVPNVLGLGVALLLDRKGWLYNALRSVFFTPVILSSVVVSIVWSRLLDDRGPLDSLLRGLGVAHPPGWLSDPDVALYSVASIVCWQMLGFCVVVYLAGLQGVPPELLEAAEIDGAGPLRRFRAVTWPLLAPSLTINTVVLLISAFKTYDYVKVITNGGPGSGATATIAFDVLQTGFDSNHVGYASAMAVLMLVIVALVTTVVLNFLRRREVDL is encoded by the coding sequence GTGGGCGAAGGCGGGCTGACGTCCTTGACCGCCGTCGCCGCTCCCCCCGCCCCGCCCCGCCCGGTTGCCCGCCGCCGCCGACGTCGGCCGGTCTTGCCGCGGCTGGCGCACTTCGCGTCGTTCGGCGCGCCGGGCGTGCTCGTGTACCTGTGTTTCGTGATGGCGCCGATCCTGATCAGCTTCGGCTACAGCCTGACGAACTACAACCCGTTCCACCCGCCGGTGAAGTTCGTCGGCTTCGACAACTACCGGCTGCTGTTCACCGACGCGCAGTTTCTCACCGCGCTGCGGGTGACCACGGTCCTGACGCTGATCGTGGTGGTCGTGCCCAACGTGCTGGGTCTCGGCGTGGCGCTGCTGCTGGACCGGAAGGGCTGGCTGTACAACGCTTTGCGGAGCGTGTTCTTCACGCCGGTGATCCTCAGCTCGGTGGTGGTGTCGATCGTCTGGTCCCGGCTGCTCGACGACCGGGGGCCGCTCGACAGCCTGCTGCGCGGCCTGGGTGTCGCGCACCCGCCGGGGTGGCTGTCCGATCCGGACGTGGCGCTGTACTCGGTCGCGTCGATCGTGTGCTGGCAGATGCTCGGGTTCTGCGTGGTGGTCTACCTGGCCGGGCTGCAGGGGGTGCCACCGGAACTGCTGGAGGCGGCGGAGATCGACGGCGCGGGGCCGTTGCGCCGGTTCCGCGCGGTGACGTGGCCTCTGCTGGCGCCGTCGCTGACGATCAACACGGTGGTGCTGCTGATCTCGGCGTTCAAGACCTACGACTACGTCAAGGTGATCACCAACGGCGGCCCGGGTTCCGGCGCCACGGCGACGATCGCGTTCGACGTCCTGCAGACGGGGTTCGACTCGAACCACGTCGGGTACGCGTCCGCGATGGCGGTGCTGATGCTGGTGATCGTGGCGCTGGTGACGACGGTGGTGCTGAACTTCCTCCGCCGCCGGGAGGTGGACCTGTGA
- a CDS encoding carbohydrate ABC transporter permease: MTRLPLRPAVALLVSAVFFVPLYLVLANVFKRGELIAKEPASLPLPPTLANIRAVLTRPDGLFWVSLTNSVVVTVLSILVLTVLSAMLGHYLARSGKRWTKVLTLVLLAGLMIPPQVILIPITDVLRVTHLMATLQGLILFNVGYYVPFGVFVFTGFIRGVPVELEEAALLDGASRMQVFWRVVFPLLRPATASVLIFLGVWIWNDFIDPLIILGPSQGTTITTGIYRSIGQYQADLGSVFALMFLATLPVLIFYLALQKQFVKGLTGGATKG, encoded by the coding sequence GTGACCCGGTTGCCGCTGCGGCCGGCGGTCGCCTTGCTGGTCAGCGCGGTCTTCTTCGTGCCGTTGTATCTGGTGCTGGCCAACGTGTTCAAGCGGGGAGAGCTGATCGCGAAGGAGCCGGCGTCGCTGCCGCTGCCGCCGACGTTGGCGAACATCCGCGCGGTGCTGACCCGGCCGGACGGGCTGTTCTGGGTCAGCTTGACCAACAGCGTCGTGGTGACGGTGCTGTCGATCCTGGTCCTGACGGTGTTGTCCGCGATGCTCGGCCACTACCTGGCGCGCTCGGGCAAGCGGTGGACGAAGGTGCTTACCTTGGTCCTGCTGGCCGGGTTGATGATTCCGCCGCAGGTCATCCTGATCCCGATCACCGACGTCCTGCGCGTGACGCATTTGATGGCGACCCTGCAGGGGCTGATCCTGTTCAACGTGGGGTACTACGTGCCGTTCGGGGTGTTCGTGTTCACGGGGTTCATCCGCGGCGTGCCGGTGGAGCTGGAGGAGGCGGCCCTGCTCGACGGCGCGAGCCGCATGCAGGTGTTCTGGCGGGTGGTGTTCCCCCTGCTCCGCCCGGCAACGGCATCGGTGTTGATCTTCTTGGGCGTGTGGATCTGGAACGACTTCATCGACCCGCTGATCATCTTGGGCCCCAGCCAGGGAACAACGATCACGACGGGCATCTACCGGTCGATCGGCCAGTACCAGGCTGATCTGGGGAGCGTGTTCGCGCTGATGTTCCTGGCGACGCTGCCGGTGTTGATCTTTTATCTGGCGCTGCAGAAGCAGTTCGTGAAGGGCTTGACCGGTGGGGCGACAAAGGGGTGA
- a CDS encoding ABC-F family ATP-binding cassette domain-containing protein, giving the protein MSATLVAKDLAAGHGDRTLFSGLDLVVAPGDVVGLVGVNGAGKSTLLRTLAGLAKPDSGEVRLNPPAATVGHLPQEPERREGESVRAFLARRTGVSAAQADLDEATEALTAGSPGADDQYATALDRWLALGGADLDDRAAEVAADLGLAVDLDQPMTSLSGGQAARAGLASLLLSRYDVFLLDEPTNDLDLDGLARLERFVSGLRAATVLVSHDREFLARTVDRVVELDLAQQQVNVYGGGYEAYLEEREVARRHAREEYEEFADTKASLEARGRMQRAWMEKGVKNARRKQPDNDKAARKFRSEATEKQASKARQTDRMIERLEVVEEPRKEWELRMEIAAAPRAGAVVATARGAEVRRGGFTLGPVDLQIDWADKVAITGANGSGKSTLLAALLGRVALDAGTTALGPGVVVGEVDQARRLFLGDVPLFSAFAREVPELADAEVRTLLAKYGLKAAHVMRSAATLSPGERTRAALALLQARGVNLLVLDEPTNHLDLPAIEQLEAALDKYPGTLLLVTHDRRMLDAVQVTRRLVVEDGKVSEL; this is encoded by the coding sequence ATGAGCGCAACTCTCGTCGCGAAGGACCTGGCCGCCGGCCACGGTGACCGCACCCTCTTCTCCGGCCTCGATCTCGTCGTCGCGCCCGGGGACGTCGTCGGCCTGGTCGGGGTCAACGGCGCCGGCAAATCGACCCTCCTGCGGACCCTCGCCGGGCTCGCGAAGCCGGACAGCGGCGAGGTCCGGCTGAACCCGCCGGCCGCGACCGTCGGGCACCTGCCGCAGGAGCCGGAACGGCGCGAAGGCGAGTCGGTGCGGGCCTTCCTGGCGCGGCGCACCGGCGTCTCGGCGGCCCAGGCCGACCTCGACGAGGCGACCGAGGCACTCACCGCGGGCTCGCCGGGCGCGGACGACCAGTACGCGACGGCGCTCGACCGGTGGCTCGCCCTCGGCGGCGCCGACCTCGACGACCGGGCCGCCGAAGTGGCCGCCGACCTCGGCTTGGCCGTGGACCTGGACCAGCCGATGACGTCGCTCTCGGGCGGCCAAGCGGCGCGCGCGGGGCTCGCTTCGCTGCTTCTGAGCCGCTACGACGTCTTCCTGCTCGACGAGCCGACGAACGACCTCGACCTGGACGGCTTGGCCCGGCTGGAGCGGTTCGTCTCGGGTCTGCGCGCGGCGACCGTGCTGGTCAGCCACGACCGCGAGTTCCTGGCCAGGACCGTCGACCGCGTCGTCGAGCTGGACCTGGCCCAGCAGCAGGTGAACGTCTACGGCGGCGGGTACGAGGCGTACCTCGAGGAGCGCGAAGTCGCCCGGCGGCACGCGCGCGAAGAGTACGAGGAGTTCGCCGACACGAAGGCGTCGCTCGAGGCGCGCGGGCGGATGCAGCGGGCGTGGATGGAGAAGGGCGTCAAGAACGCCCGCCGGAAGCAGCCGGACAACGACAAGGCGGCGCGCAAGTTCCGCTCCGAGGCCACGGAGAAGCAGGCGTCGAAGGCGCGGCAGACCGACCGGATGATCGAGCGGCTGGAGGTCGTCGAGGAACCGCGCAAGGAGTGGGAGCTGCGGATGGAGATCGCCGCGGCCCCGCGGGCCGGGGCGGTGGTCGCGACTGCGCGTGGCGCGGAGGTCCGGCGGGGCGGGTTCACGCTCGGGCCGGTCGACCTGCAGATCGACTGGGCGGACAAGGTCGCGATCACCGGGGCGAACGGGTCGGGCAAGTCGACTTTGCTGGCGGCGCTGCTCGGCCGGGTGGCTCTGGACGCGGGGACGACCGCGCTGGGACCGGGCGTCGTGGTCGGCGAGGTCGACCAGGCGCGACGGCTGTTCCTGGGTGACGTCCCGCTCTTTTCGGCGTTCGCCCGCGAGGTACCGGAGCTGGCGGACGCGGAGGTGCGGACGCTGCTGGCGAAGTACGGCCTGAAGGCCGCGCACGTCATGCGCTCGGCGGCAACGCTCTCACCGGGCGAGCGGACGCGGGCGGCGCTCGCCTTGCTGCAGGCGCGCGGGGTCAACCTGCTGGTGCTGGACGAGCCGACCAACCATCTCGATCTGCCGGCGATCGAGCAGCTGGAGGCGGCGCTGGACAAGTACCCGGGGACGCTGCTGCTGGTCACGCATGATCGGCGGATGCTCGATGCTGTCCAGGTGACGCGCCGGTTGGTGGTTGAGGACGGGAAGGTCAGCGAGCTGTGA
- a CDS encoding PaaX family transcriptional regulator C-terminal domain-containing protein, whose translation MGEPAPPVTLGRRPKPREGRSSAPRPTVSRRREVSHASARSLLMTVLGEYALPRDKPVWTSMLVEVLGILDIEEKSARQALARSAAEGWVVSERVGRRVRWSLTPPGRRLLTEGADRIYAFGREERHWNGQWLMLIVSVPEAKRDLRHRLRTRLTWAGFGSPVAGVWVSPDLSRQREAQQIVNDLGLEAQAMSFTAAYGEVGEQESMVARSWDLTDLKDRYEDFIDRFTGLHPTGGRAVLRAQTELVHEWRRFPFLDPQLPAELLPAKWSGTKAAELFHHKHVDWRPEAQQYWDDIVEAEEAG comes from the coding sequence ATGGGCGAGCCCGCTCCCCCGGTCACCCTCGGCCGCAGGCCGAAGCCGAGGGAAGGCCGGTCGTCCGCGCCACGGCCCACGGTGAGCCGGCGCCGCGAGGTCAGTCACGCCAGCGCGCGGTCACTGCTGATGACCGTCCTCGGCGAGTACGCGCTGCCCCGGGACAAACCGGTCTGGACGTCGATGCTGGTCGAGGTGCTGGGCATCCTCGACATCGAGGAGAAGTCCGCGCGGCAGGCGCTGGCCCGCTCCGCCGCCGAGGGCTGGGTGGTCTCCGAGCGAGTCGGGCGCCGCGTGCGCTGGTCGCTGACCCCGCCGGGGCGCCGCCTGCTGACCGAGGGCGCCGATCGGATCTACGCGTTCGGCCGCGAGGAACGCCACTGGAACGGGCAGTGGCTGATGCTGATCGTCTCCGTGCCGGAGGCCAAGCGCGACCTTCGGCACCGGCTGCGCACCCGCCTGACCTGGGCGGGCTTCGGCTCGCCGGTCGCCGGCGTGTGGGTCAGCCCGGACCTGTCCCGGCAGCGCGAGGCCCAGCAGATCGTCAACGACCTGGGCCTCGAGGCGCAGGCGATGTCGTTCACCGCCGCCTACGGCGAGGTCGGCGAACAGGAGTCCATGGTCGCCCGGTCCTGGGACCTGACCGACCTCAAGGACCGCTACGAGGACTTCATCGACCGCTTCACCGGCCTGCACCCCACCGGCGGCCGCGCCGTGCTGCGCGCGCAGACCGAGCTCGTCCACGAATGGCGGCGGTTCCCCTTCCTCGACCCGCAGCTGCCCGCCGAGCTGCTCCCGGCGAAGTGGAGCGGGACGAAGGCGGCGGAACTGTTCCATCACAAACACGTCGACTGGCGTCCCGAGGCCCAGCAGTATTGGGACGACATCGTCGAAGCCGAAGAAGCAGGGTGA